One Aquarana catesbeiana isolate 2022-GZ linkage group LG04, ASM4218655v1, whole genome shotgun sequence genomic region harbors:
- the RP1L1 gene encoding retinitis pigmentosa 1-like 1 protein, giving the protein MNSAMAEAYPPSPVSSDRPLPPVTRPHAVSEVTPAKKITFFKSGDPQFSGVKMAINRRSFKSFSALMDDLSNRVPLPFGVRTITTPRGTHNINRLDQLQDGGRYICSDKKYVQPITGRKVGAHKSSRPVSARKQGQQDEPEEEFSAAHFQQVPKLRKKVVLVKNGDPTVRRSIILNRRNARNFKTFLEDASDLLQFTVRRLYNVDGRRIENIQGVLQSPSILICAGREPFKPIQSENVRKSITEKLPGLRSHHNYNHNSEIRDNKKNANFGLKAKKSVIHPRSASSNKTRFSLSSEKSDQNELNMSPANSGFASYSNSCPHEKSEDTSHSLLNDDIEKKVHVNKDGSLSVEMKVRFRLLNEETLQWSTQIKKSSTSGKSKCEELRLYDENGKKELNHETFSETDESFYPCDCDSYSSKLNNAELDMYCAHCGMQCQDYDIWKNPMHANPQEDYTKRATWQTQSSASSTSSHRKLVSNQKASMDSLCTMSSEEYTKHVVHKSSCYSETRENGETTIRYSRVSQCTSRSSQSTAESNVDASSDTARQKTGESQKSRSSHRSQMSLQNQESQNSEGHLKTEGGSLANCSEPSPTPCSDGESCSQRVEMVSQSLHSRTSQRKLLKRDSTNSKSFGSNISYNENEERDETTPKATPMNMLSVSTERRVSKDHSESTEQPVTTNELEDQENGGHTAPDAPLKSSASDCDKCSSRASSHSRSSAGRREKNKCCSQNGGQSSCSSPCLSSISKQHSEKILDHGESLENCDTIADDNRSTSSKSNRKSLAESRGQSFQSNRSHQTMSPVADSALPQEQVDNQTTIKEDSCNESLISHCTGKSEECTAAIADGDGQESLPVSRSSSKSQSFSSKYNNVSCPEIEKNYSVSSRVSSASEKKGKLVGSSEICDRSSSRDSARAMSQNSKDDEKLNDQNENAETCSRISALETPCIHSPSPPKDKPVKRHLRSSHYKYSSNSMNNDPLRNVNGEMVDSSRSSTPASKGLLVSKISIETCKLLKNSLNNNSTEDIHNSKKRKNSSSSSKRKLKIESLDQENIVSSELTPSALPNVSPEEVVNEWLKKIPSETMAVEYEVEECQKKVIMDIETEGLKLDTDKEDNSELNEVSITDEQNDDQVGKQMTEVRCTDNANQTSVANLSVKDEIDASDLSNNSKTNNAKDEAGTKDCTCDKRTLPNNIHNSVQIMKALLNPLQESKLDRSNSLPEVSQTMGRKLSNSAQVLISCLAGLQLLNDGPTDPTKNSNDSKCIELLNIFQALWAEGPTNKNITDLKSAKHYSREDELTPVSSSGVDINSGFDGSGDGSITGGGDGAATEKSIVKEVECDSKNIQHCDEEPTSSGDQDTGSGQTATTETTDAGFDETKSYVMDENMNEKKIDSYSDGDVKDSMKGHEITDTEAVEDHAMNNNDTMNILSHNENEAKTQESNSQEENDIKSSSQTTIISTSDSNEKNNPATNDQTFDADPVWVLKLLKKIEKEFMTHYVDAMHEFKVRWNLENNDNLEEMIAELKNEVSQRIQRSISNELQKIKSRAGIRMPRPPDYGPKRKSSLQAEERRRRLQAMQRRSMHGYAGGNNMEGGTNDSCETDEEDLTFSASFADDSSGQANDEFCPCEKCIKQKKLAKLAKPRPPVADAPIVRAFDLQQILKIKRENNEPKNTGQEACDNDVKAATGKDCPEGQNEEDAIDAVSLSSKADDEMITTKSDIVEQDGEDNETDSQQDKTAVEEDEICEENDLQHEPTQEEEMENEDSNVENNLENEDSNVENRPENEDSNVENNLENEDSNVENRSENEDSNVENRSENEDSNVENNLENKDSNVENKSTDDLDGEVENAISDELNSAGAQGKGMSTDCPVDEDNTAVCEDEQPNQLEDVHQDQELSSEHEETKETSDSDDEQPMKSEAAVIDECSQNGACHEENDTTNPVIKTEENSEDEDTEAVESHGLYFQRSCLGNGSLITQNGSVEDLEECKETNNTLGETSPNGQSNSSGSKHSQMYPDSSSEEEDGGSPRASPAGKNKSESTGRVSNNKGSFDNCDSKSKKALEDDIIDQDDLDF; this is encoded by the exons ATGAATTCCGCCATGGCTGAAGCTTACCCGCCCTCCCCAGTGAGTTCAGACCGGCCCCTGCCACCGGTGACTCGACCTCATGCGGTCTCCGAGGTGACTCCAGCAAAGAAAATAACCTTCTTCAAGAGTGGAGATCCCCAGTTCAGCGGAGTGAAAATGGCCATCAATCGGCGTAGCTTCAAGAGTTTTAGTGCCCTTATGGACGACCTTTCAAACCGAGTCCCTTTGCCCTTTGGAGTTCGGACAATTACTACCCCTCGAGGAACTCATAATATAAACAGGCTGGACCAGCTTCAAGATGGAGGACGCTATATATGCTCTGATAAAAAATACGTGCAACCCATCACTGGGCGTAAAGTGGGCGCTCACAAAAGCAGCCGCCCGGTGAGCGCCCGAAAACAGGGTCAACAGGATGAGCCGGAGGAGGAGTTCTCGGCAGCTCACTTTCAGCAGGTGCCCAAACTGAGGAAGAAGGTCGTTCTAGTGAAGAATGGGGATCCAACTGTTAGGCGATCCATCATTCTAAACCGACGGAATGCACGCAACTTTAAGACGTTCCTTGAGGATGCTTCTGATCTTTTGCAGTTTACTGTTCGCAGACTCTACAATGTGGATGGAAGGAGA ATTGAGAACATACAAGGCGTTCTGCAGTCACCCAGCATCTTGATCTGTGCGGGCAGAGAGCCCTTTAAACCCATCCAGTCAGAAAATGTGCGCAAAAGCATCACTGAAAAGCTGCCGGGCCTCCGATCTCATCACAACTACAACCACAACAGTGAGATCCGCGACAACAAGAAAAATG CCAACTTTGGACTTAAAGCCAAGAAAAGTGTGATTCACCCACGTTCTGCATCAAGCAACAAGACCAGGTTCTCCCTGTCATCTGAAAAATCTGATCAAAATGAACTAAACATGTCGCCAGCAAACAGTGGCTTTGCATCCTATTCCAACTCATGTCCGCATGAAAAATCAGAGGACACGAGCCATTCGCTGCTCAATGACGACATTGAAAAAAAGGTTCATGTAAACAAAGATGGCAGCCTTTCAGTGGAGATGAAGGTGCGTTTTCGCTTACTCAACGAGGAGACCCTTCAATGGTCCACACAAATAAAGAAGTCCAGCACATCTGGCAAGAGCAAATGTGAAGAGCTTCGTTTATATGATGAAAACGGTAAAAAAGAGTTGAACCACGAAACCTTTTCTGAGACAGATGAGTCTTTTTATCCATGTGATTGCGATTCATACAGCTCAAAGCTTAACAATGCGGAATTAGACATGTACTGTGCCCACTGTGGAATGCAGTGTCAAGATTATGACATCTGGAAGAACCCCATGCATGCCAACCCTCAAGAGGACTATACAAAGAGGGCAACTTGGCAAACTCAGTCATCTGCTTCAAGCACTTCCTCACATCGCAAATTGGTGTCCAACCAAAAAGCATCTATGGACAGCCTCTGTACCATGTCTTCTGAAGAGTACACAAAACATGTTGTCCACAAATCCTCTTGCTATTCTGAAACTAGAGAAAATGGAGAAACAACCATTAGGTACTCAAGAGTTAGCCAGTGCACAAGTCGTAGTAGTCAGTCAACTGCTGAATCAAATGTGGACGCCTCCTCAGATACAGCCAGGCAGAAGACGGGTGAAAGCCAAAAGTCACGTTCCAGCCATAGGAGTCAAATGTCTTTACAGAACCAGGAGTCACAGAATTCTGAAGGACACCTAAAAACTGAAGGGGGAAGCTTGGCAAACTGCAGTGAACCATCTCCCACACCTTGTTCTGATGGTGAAAGCTGTAGTCAAAGAGTTGAAATGGTTTCACAGTCATTGCACTCTAGAACAAGTCAGAGAAAACTACTCAAACGAGACAGCACTAATTCCAAGAGCTTTGggtcaaatatcagttacaatgaaaatgaagaaagagatGAAACTACCCCTAAAGCAACACCTATGAATATGCTAAGTGTTTCCACTGAAAGAAGAGTGTCCAAAGACCATAGTGAAAGTACAGAACAACCAGTAACCACAAATGAATTGGAAGATCAAGAAAACGGAGGACATACAGCCCCAGATGCCCCCTTAAAATCCAGCGCTAGTGACTGCGATAAGTGTTCCTCAAGAGCAAGCTCTCAttccagatcttcagctggaaGAAGAGAGAAAAACAAATGTTGTAGCCAAAATGGTGGTCAAAGTTCCTGCAGTTCTCCTTGCTTGTCTTCCATTTCAAAGCAACATAGTGAAAAAATATTGGACCATGGGGAAAGTTTAGAAAATTGTGACACCATTGCAGATGATAACAGGTCTACCTCTTCTAAATCAAATAGAAAATCCCTTGCAGAAAGTCGGGGACAGAGCTTTCAGTCTAACAGGTCGCACCAAACAATGTCACCTGTAGCAGACTCAGCTTTACCCCAAGAGCAAGTAGACAATCAAACCACAATTAAAGAGGACAGTTGCAATGAATCTTTAATATCACACTGTACAGGCAAATCTGAAGAATGCACAGCAGCCATCGCAGATGGAGATGGTCAGGAAAGCCTTCCAGTTTCACGGTCATCAAGTAAATCTCAATCCTTCAGTTCGAAATACAACAATGTAAGCTGTccagaaattgaaaaaaattatagcGTTAGTTCAAGAGTGTCATCAGCATCTGAGAAAAAAGGCAAACTGGTTGGGTCCTCTGAAATATGTGATCGCAGTTCTTCAAGAGACAGTGCCAGAGccatgtcccaaaatagtaaagatGACGAAAAACTAAATGATCAGAATGAAAATGCTGAAACATGTAGCAGGATATCAGCTTTAGAGACTCCCTGCATTCACAGTCCTTCACCTCCAAAAGATAAACCAGTTAAAAGACATCTGCGATCTTCTCACTATAAATATTCCAGTAATAGCATGAACAATGACCCATTGAGAAACGTTAATGGAGAAATGGTCGACAGCTCACGATCATCAACACCTGCATCAAAGGGATTGTTGGTGTCTAAGATCAGCATTGAGACCTGCAAACTGCTAAAAAATTCTCTTAATAATAATAGTACAGAGGACATTCATAATAGCAAAAAACGTAAAAACAGCTCTAGTTCTTCAAAAAGAAAACTCAAAATAGAATCATTAGATCAAGAAAATATTGTTAGTAGTGAACTTACACCATCTGCACTACCCAACGTTTCTCCAGAAGAAGTCGTAAATGAATGGCTTAAAAAGATTCCCTCAGAGACAATGGCTGTTGAGTATGAAGTTGAAGAATGCCAAAAAAAGGTCATTATGGATATCGAAACTGAAGGACTAAAACTGGACACTGATAAAGAGGACAATAGTGAACTGAATGAGGTCTCCATAACAGATGAACAAAATGATGACCAAGTTGGCAAGCAGATGACTGAGGTGCGTTGTACTGATAATGCCAATCAAACTTCAGTTGCAAATTTGTCAGTTAAGGATGAAATTGACGCGTCTGATTTGTCAAATAACTCAAAAACAAATAATGCGAAAGATGAGGCAGGGACAAAGGACTGCACTTGTGATAAAAGGACACTACCAAACAACATACATAATTCTGTGCAAATAATGAAGGCACTGCTAAATCCATTACAGGAATCAAAACTTGACCGGTCAAACAGTTTACCAGAAGTATCACAAACCATGGGAAGGAAGCTTAGTAACTCTGCACAGGTCCTGATCTCATGTCTTGCTGGTCTACAGCTTTTAAATGATGGTCCAACAGATCCCACAAAAAACTCAAACGACTCAAAGTGTATCGAACTTCTAAATATTTTTCAGGCGCTATGGGCAGAAGGTCCAACCAATAAAAATATAACTGATCTTAAGTCTGCAAAGCACTATTCCAGAGAAGATGAGTTGACTCCAGTTTCGTCCTCTGGAGTGGATATCAACAGCGGGTTTGATGGATCAGGTGATGGTAGTATAACTGGCGGAGGTGATGGTGCTGCAACTGAAAAATCAATAGTTAAGGAAGTGGAATGTGATAGTAAAAACATACAACATTGCGATGAAGAACCAACCTCTTCAGGAGACCAGGATACAGGAAGTGGTCAAACAGCCACAACAGAAACTACAGATGCTGGTTTTGATGAGACTAAATCTTATGTCATGGATGAAaatatgaatgaaaaaaagatagACAGCTATTCTGATGGAGATGTAAAAGACTCTATGAAAGGACATGAAATCACTGATACAGAAGCTGTAGAGGACCATGCCATGAATAATAATGACACCATGAATATCCTTAGCCATAATGAAAATGAGGCAAAAACCCAGGAGTCTAACTCACAGGAAGAAAATGACATCAAGTCTAGCAGTCAGACCACTATCATATCTACATCTGATTCAAATGAGAAAAACAATCCAGCAACAAATGATCAAACATTTGATGCTGACCCAGTTTGGGTGCTCAAGCTACTAAAAAAAATTGAGAAGGAGTTTATGACTCATTATGTGGATGCAATGCATGAATTCAAGGTCAGGTGGAATTTAGAAAACAACGACAATCTCGAGGAGATGATTGCAGAACTTAAGAATGAGGTAAGCCAAAGAATCCAGAGGAGTATTTCAAATGAGCTTCAGAAAATTAAGAGTCGAGCAGGAATTAGGATGCCAAGGCCCCCTGACTATGGTCCAAAGCGCAAGTCTTCTTTGCAAGCAGAGGAAAGGCGAAGACGTTTGCAAGCAATGCAGAGAAGGTCCATGCATGGTTATGCAGGTGGCAATAACATGGAAGGTGGAACTAATGATTCATGTGAGACTGATGAAGAAGACCTAACTTTCAGTGCTTCATTTGCAGATGACAGCAGTGGACAAGCGAATGATGAGTTCTGCCCATGTGAAAAATGCATAAAACAGAAAAAGTTAGCAAAATTAGCAAAACCAAGGCCTCCAGTTGCCGATGCTCCTATCGTGAGAGCATTTGACCTTCAGCAGATATTAAAGATAAAGAGGGAAAACAATGAGCCAAAAAATACTGGACAAGAAGCATGTGACAATGATGTAAAGGCAGCAACTGGAAAAGATTGTCCTGAAGGCCAAAATGAAGAAGATGCCATTGATGCTGTCTCTCTATCTTCTAAAGCTGATGATGAAATGATAACAACAAAATCAGACATCGTAGAACAAGATGGTGAAGATAATGAGACTGATAGCCAGCAAGATAAAACAGCTGTAGAAGAAGATGAAATATGTGAAGAAAATGACCTTCAACATGAACCTACACAAGAAGAAGAAATGGAAAACGAAGACTCCAATGTAGAAAACAATTTAGAAAATGAGGACTCCAATGTAGAAAACAGGCCCGAAAATGAAGACTCCAATGTAGAAAACAATTTAGAAAATGAGGACTCCAATGTAGAAAACAGGTCCGAAAACGAAGACTCCAATGTAGAAAACAGGTCCGAAAACGAAGACTCCAATGTAGAAAACAATTTAGAAAACAAAGACTCCAATGTAGAAAACAAGTCCACTGATGACTTGGATGGCGAAGTAGAAAATGCCATATCTGATGAACTTAACTCTGCAGGTGCCCAAGGGAAAGGGATGAGCACAGATTGCCCAGTGGATGAGGATAACACAGCAGTGTGCGAAGATGAACAGCCAAACCAGCTAGAGGATGTCCACCAAGATCAAGAATTATCATCTGAACATGAGGAAACAAAAGAGACTTCTGATTCTGATGATGAACAACCCATGAAGAGCGAAGCTGCTGTAATAGATGAGTGTTCTCAAAATGGTGCTTGCCATGAAGAAAATGACACAACAAACCCTGTCATTAAAACTGAGGAAAACTCAGAAGATGAAGACACAGAAGCTGTTGAATCCCATGGTTTGTACTTCCAGAGATCTTGTTTAGGTAATGGTTCTCTCATAACACAGAATGGCTCTGTCGAAGATCTAGAAGAATGTAAAGAGACAAACAATACCTTAGGGGAAACATCACCAAATGGACAATCAAACAGTTCTGGTAGTAAACATTCCCAGATGTACCCTGACAGTTCCTctgaggaggaggatggaggctcCCCACGAGCAAGCCCTGCtggtaaaaataaaagtgaaagtaCTGGGCGGGTATCAAACAACAAAGGAAGCTTTGATAATTGTGACAGTAAATCCAAGAAGGCTTTGGAAGATGATATTATTGATCAAGATGACCTGGACTTTTAG